One Setaria viridis chromosome 7, Setaria_viridis_v4.0, whole genome shotgun sequence genomic region harbors:
- the LOC117865696 gene encoding uncharacterized protein: MEAMDLEAKLGENGHGHKRSDLDLEAKLGENGHGHGHKRSDLDLEKAAGQVLQGGDAKRPREANNGDHHSAMETDEEEEEEELGPEGCFELHRKSWLSMFGRNGAIPFEAETQYPPMCYTDIPILPLTAGPGDTMEVFFVKVTQITSDLQWPLDVYGIVAVRDSLDWKRNYLFRRGRDNCQTLTSQDSLLELTGPSRAILLWDEPIFEIDLKVKDTGSSLSEDDKILCLDFFGYNNISYRGSLSYTRTEVLSSKHSTVEVRYAHVKRSVEATITARISKGSGNFSARLTACNTGIGEDVVLLDTRGKEVVVNEDGEVTLQRRVVVVEERAELILGIKAEQLGDAGESSTKLEKKFGFVPKSALRNQGYFHIGSSSLHMVVAWSLLP; encoded by the exons ATGGAGGCGATGGatctggaggcgaagctgggtgagaacggccacggccacaagaggtctgatctggatctggaggcgaagctgggtgagaacggccacggccacggccacaagaGGTCTGATCTGGATCTGGAGAAGGCCGCGGGTCAAGTGCTTCAGGGCGGCGATGCTAAAAGGCCGCGCGAGGCCAACAACGGCGACCACCACAGCGCTATGGagacggatgaggaggaggaggaggaggagctggggccggaGGGTTGCTTTGAGTTGCACCGCAAGAGTTGGCTCTCGATGTTCGGCAGAAACGGCGCCATCCCCTTCGAGGCCGAGA CCCAGTACCCTCCCATGTGCTACACGGACATACCGATACTGCCATTAACTGCTGGACCTGGTGATACCATGGAGGTCTTCTTCGTCAAGGTGACTCAGATCACCAGCGACCTCCAATGGCCACTAGATGTCTATGGCATTGTCGCTGTGCGCGATTCCCTAGACTGGAAGCGCAACTACCTCTTCAGGCGAGGCAGAGATAATTGCCAGACCCTCACCTCTCAG GATTCTCTTTTGGAACTTACAGGTCCTAGCCGAGCTATCCTGCTGTGGGATGAGCCTATTTTTGAGATTGACCTGAAAGTGAAGGACACAGGGAGTTCATTGTCTGAAGATGACAAGATTTTATGCTTGGATTTCTTTGGATACAACAACATCTCTTACAGAGGCAGTCTCAGTTACACCAGAACAGAGGTGCTTTCAAGCAAGCATAGCACAGTGGAGGTCAGGTACGCTCATGTCAAGCGCTCCGTGGAGGCGACCATCACTGCCCGCATCAGCAAGGGATCAGGCAACTTTAGTGCACGCCTCACTGCCTGCAACACGGGCATTGGTGAGGATGTAGTGCTGCTGGACACCAGGGGCAAGGAGGTGGTCGTCAACGAGGATGGGGAGGTCACACTGCAGCGCCGAGTAGTCGTCGTGGAGGAGAGGGCTGAACTGATCCTTGGCATCAAGGCTGAACAGCTAGGTGACGCTGGCGAGAGCAGCACTAAGCTTGAGAAGAAGTTTGGTTTTGTACCTAAGTCAGCCCTGAGAAATCaaggctattttcacattgGATCCTCGAGCCTGCACATGGTGGTTGCATGGTCTCTTCTTCCTTAG